One genomic segment of Chloroflexota bacterium includes these proteins:
- the cas8a1 gene encoding type I-B CRISPR-associated protein Cas8b1/Cst1: protein MLEYTGHPLVDVGIATIAAFAHKRDPTQLTEADLDAIAVYMRENYVVDPLKSFLTVAFPNSGFTQPAYNKAPEKREIYAERVLGAYRPDAPKLNIPGIFTGKPAAGIPLDVKGKLPPGRTYRQHIPLITGEGVINFFPYGDAGLPVSGEALLALQALPLGCAKSQGRLLAVHSDDPEITYRFAWEFLQHNLRAIQLARDAGEKKLPEAPHRTATLFIETLIKLERERAQAAREDTPASVTAYHFSNSGQGVDLDIYHLPMETLDFIRTATATNYRETWNRLVHRGWEITQARRRRKGESPVTPEPRYNVFYEDLLRLPENARFFIRTYFLRIPQRNVRKGDPRSGYSLREEADLVSWSMLDLFLRKVMHMDRERIERIRELGDTLAEYVDQENDRRFFRAFLTVGRYEYLRTALIKASAAQVKQGKPPLITFDQFITIFEEGEDLPYSDWSLARDLVLIRMIEQLYNRGWLKAHADVLPEETSEPEAE from the coding sequence ATGCTGGAATACACGGGCCATCCCCTGGTAGACGTGGGCATAGCGACCATCGCCGCCTTTGCCCACAAGCGAGACCCTACACAGCTCACCGAGGCGGACCTCGATGCGATCGCGGTGTACATGAGGGAGAACTACGTCGTCGATCCGCTGAAATCATTTCTGACGGTGGCGTTTCCCAACTCCGGCTTCACGCAGCCCGCCTACAACAAGGCCCCGGAAAAGCGAGAGATCTACGCCGAGCGAGTCTTGGGAGCCTACCGTCCCGATGCACCGAAACTGAACATACCCGGCATCTTCACGGGCAAACCGGCCGCGGGCATTCCCCTGGACGTCAAAGGCAAGCTCCCACCGGGTAGAACCTATCGTCAGCACATTCCCCTCATCACCGGCGAAGGCGTCATCAATTTCTTTCCCTACGGCGATGCAGGACTGCCCGTATCGGGCGAAGCACTCCTGGCGCTACAAGCTCTGCCCCTGGGATGCGCCAAGTCCCAGGGCAGGCTACTGGCCGTGCATTCCGATGATCCGGAGATCACTTACCGCTTCGCTTGGGAGTTCTTGCAACACAATTTACGAGCCATTCAACTCGCCCGCGACGCGGGCGAGAAGAAACTGCCCGAGGCGCCTCACCGCACCGCCACGCTCTTCATCGAGACCCTGATCAAGCTGGAAAGAGAACGAGCTCAAGCAGCGAGGGAAGATACCCCGGCATCCGTAACCGCTTATCATTTCTCCAACAGCGGCCAGGGCGTTGACCTCGACATCTACCATCTGCCCATGGAAACCCTGGACTTCATCCGGACGGCCACGGCTACCAACTACCGAGAAACATGGAACAGGCTCGTACATCGCGGGTGGGAGATCACTCAAGCCAGGCGTAGACGAAAAGGAGAGTCGCCCGTCACGCCGGAGCCACGCTACAACGTCTTCTACGAAGACCTTCTCCGTCTACCGGAGAACGCCCGATTCTTCATTCGAACTTACTTCCTCCGCATCCCGCAGCGAAACGTGCGCAAGGGAGATCCACGATCTGGGTACTCTCTGCGAGAAGAAGCCGACCTGGTATCTTGGAGCATGCTCGATCTCTTCCTGAGAAAGGTGATGCACATGGACAGAGAGCGGATTGAACGGATTCGAGAGCTCGGCGATACGCTGGCCGAGTACGTCGATCAGGAGAACGACCGACGGTTCTTCCGAGCCTTCCTCACTGTCGGGCGATACGAATACCTGCGAACGGCGCTTATCAAAGCGAGCGCCGCTCAGGTCAAGCAGGGCAAGCCGCCCCTCATCACCTTCGATCAATTCATCACGATCTTCGAAGAGGGGGAGGACCTGCCCTACAGCGACTGGAGCCTGGCCCGGGACCTGGTACTCATCCGCATGATCGAACAGCTGTACAATCGCGGATGGCTCAAGGCCCACGCGGATGTGCTGCCGGAAGAGACGTCGGAACCGGAAGCTGAATAG
- the cas7i gene encoding type I-B CRISPR-associated protein Cas7/Cst2/DevR, protein MAFLTGMFLIDAPASALNNLGQIPGARTDNTVGVKMIRTREGAYPYVSAQAFRYWLRRTLENGPWGWRAAPIFREQKVAYTDGNPILYWDDDLFGYMRAPSKKASAVAAREADESRAMETPTAETITRVSPFRVSTLVSIAPAPVVDDFGVMSRHEGDPVPHEHQFYRATLKGLFSLDLHAAGTFTYHSKTGFLNLDDARKKMAEEKGLEHLKDEKAFRLPAEERVQRITALLEGLAHLEGGAKQTLHYTDVSPVLAFAAVTRGGNHIFGHVIGADAKNRPMVKIDALKQALGVFQDDILSDIYVGWVRGYLDEERERFEEALAEGRDLAAWADRIHIMHPREAFLALAEKLKSAEHKSWLA, encoded by the coding sequence ATGGCTTTCCTGACCGGCATGTTTCTGATCGACGCGCCTGCGTCCGCATTGAACAACCTGGGACAGATCCCTGGAGCGCGCACGGACAATACCGTCGGCGTCAAGATGATTCGAACCCGGGAGGGCGCCTATCCCTATGTCTCCGCGCAAGCTTTCCGCTACTGGCTGCGCCGAACGCTGGAGAACGGCCCCTGGGGCTGGCGAGCGGCCCCCATCTTCCGGGAACAGAAGGTCGCCTATACCGATGGCAACCCTATCCTGTACTGGGACGACGACCTCTTCGGCTACATGCGCGCGCCCTCCAAGAAAGCGTCCGCTGTGGCAGCACGAGAGGCGGATGAGAGCCGAGCTATGGAGACTCCCACGGCGGAGACCATCACCCGTGTCTCTCCCTTTCGGGTGAGTACGCTGGTCTCCATCGCACCGGCTCCGGTGGTGGACGATTTCGGCGTCATGTCTCGACACGAAGGGGACCCCGTTCCCCACGAGCATCAGTTCTATCGGGCGACGCTAAAAGGGCTCTTCTCCCTGGACCTGCACGCCGCCGGGACTTTCACCTACCACAGCAAGACCGGCTTTCTGAATCTGGACGACGCGCGCAAGAAGATGGCCGAGGAAAAGGGTCTGGAGCACCTGAAGGACGAAAAGGCCTTCCGGCTTCCCGCCGAAGAGCGCGTTCAGCGCATCACCGCTCTGCTGGAGGGCTTAGCCCATCTGGAAGGCGGCGCTAAGCAGACGCTTCACTATACCGACGTGAGCCCGGTGCTCGCCTTTGCGGCCGTGACCCGGGGCGGCAACCACATCTTCGGGCACGTGATCGGCGCCGATGCCAAAAACCGCCCGATGGTGAAGATCGACGCCCTGAAACAGGCGTTGGGAGTCTTCCAGGACGATATCCTCTCCGACATCTACGTCGGCTGGGTGCGTGGATACCTGGACGAGGAGCGCGAGCGATTCGAGGAAGCCCTGGCAGAAGGTAGGGATCTTGCAGCCTGGGCCGATCGCATCCACATCATGCATCCGAGGGAGGCCTTCCTGGCCCTGGCGGAAAAGCTGAAAAGCGCCGAACACAAGTCGTGGCTAGCGTGA
- the cas5 gene encoding CRISPR-associated protein Cas5, protein MRVLKITAEGLITSFRYPHFMQEVQPTFEMPPPATIYGHICSVLGKWFDPDGVQFALHFTYQAKFEDIEHTHVLTPAAGKLPGTNLPKVNEGKVAPFRRGLLFKPKMMLYVNKPEWAEAFRHPRYPVALGRSQDLFTYTDVEIVELERADHAYFEHTLAPYSFARRTASGFVVLMPRFLDYSRNRFPTFGRYVVIHRRVHSHDFLRFAGEDPLSFWVDPTSEEVKGDKLGLAFHSWVGEDESIVRMA, encoded by the coding sequence ATGCGGGTCTTGAAAATCACGGCGGAAGGGCTCATCACCTCCTTCCGCTATCCACACTTCATGCAAGAAGTTCAGCCGACCTTCGAGATGCCGCCGCCGGCCACCATCTACGGGCATATATGCAGCGTCCTGGGGAAATGGTTTGATCCGGACGGCGTCCAATTCGCCCTACACTTCACCTACCAGGCGAAGTTCGAGGACATCGAGCACACCCATGTCTTGACGCCCGCGGCTGGGAAGTTGCCCGGCACTAATCTGCCCAAAGTGAACGAGGGCAAAGTAGCCCCTTTCCGCCGGGGCCTGCTTTTCAAGCCCAAAATGATGCTTTATGTCAACAAACCCGAATGGGCTGAGGCCTTTCGTCACCCTCGTTACCCGGTGGCCCTGGGGCGATCCCAGGATCTGTTCACGTACACGGATGTCGAGATCGTGGAGCTGGAGCGGGCTGACCACGCTTACTTCGAGCATACACTGGCACCCTACTCCTTCGCCAGGCGGACGGCATCGGGTTTCGTGGTGTTGATGCCCCGATTCCTGGACTACTCCCGGAATCGGTTTCCCACATTCGGTCGCTACGTGGTCATCCACCGACGTGTCCACAGCCACGATTTCCTCCGCTTCGCCGGCGAGGACCCTCTTTCCTTCTGGGTCGATCCCACGTCGGAGGAAGTGAAAGGAGACAAGCTGGGACTGGCGTTTCACTCGTGGGTGGGAGAAGATGAGAGCATCGTCCGCATGGCCTGA